In a genomic window of Scheffersomyces stipitis CBS 6054 chromosome 4, complete sequence:
- the MFS42 gene encoding MFS transporter — TITMSDLIPLRDRGFYQGLANVFFGLGSASGGIIGGLVADHLGWKYVFILQVPLAVIVGLALYWNLNLPPGSPGLGAHGEDIKQKLKRVDFLGSFFLVSSLMCVLIAASLGGKEISYSSKSFIGLCTASALLLGGFIYTEAYISAEPIIPIELLGNRTVLSSSLANWFYTMGVFSYLFYVPVYYTSVMDLTATQNGSRLIPNFFGVSLGSIGAGIYMKRTGRYYKLTVLVGIISIYGVLKIFFINPNISLFEQFTLLLPSGLGYSCVLTVTLLSLIAAVPSKYQACTTSIQYTFRSTGSTLGVAVASALFQNVLRSNLTSKIHALIPDVNEANEIITKALANTNYTHEAPEIVRAAIRESYALGCKGAFAVSVVTVSVGYFSSLFMREHKLHTSVNRD, encoded by the coding sequence ACCATCACTATGTCAGACTTGATCCCCTTGAGAGACCGAGGCTTCTACCAGGGCTTGGCGAATGTATTCTTTGGATTAGGCTCTGCTTCCGGAGGTATCATCGGTGGATTGGTAGCTGACCATTTGGGCTGGAAATATGTTTTCATCTTACAAGTGCCTTTGGCTGTGATAGTAGGTCTTGCGCTCTACTGGAACCTCAACTTACCCCCTGGCTCTCCCGGTTTGGGAGCACACGGTGAGGATATCAAACAGAAGTTAAAGAGAGTCGACTTCTTGGGCTCATTCTTTTTGGTCAGCTCCCTTATGTGTGTGTTGATAGCGGCTTCCTTAGGAGGTAAAGAGATTTCCTATTCGTCCAAGTCGTTTATCGGTTTGTGCACAGCTTCGGCTCTCTTGTTGGGTGGCTTTATATATACCGAAGCTTATATTTCTGCTGAGCCTATCATCCCTATTGAGTTGTTAGGAAACAGAACTGTGTtatcatcttctttggcaaaCTGGTTCTACACAATGGGAGTGTTTTCCTACCTCTTCTACGTTCCAGTCTACTATACTTCGGTTATGGACTTGACAGCTACGCAAAACGGGCTGAGATTGATCCCAAATTTCTTTGGTGTATCCCTTGGTTCTATTGGAGCTGGTATCTACATGAAGAGAACTGGACGTTACTACAAGTTGACTGTTCTCGTTGGTATAATATCGATCTACGGTGTTCtcaagattttcttcatcaatcCAAACATCTCCTTATTTGAACAGTTTACATTGTTGTTGCCTTCTGGCTTGGGATACTCGTGTGTTTTGACAGTGACACTTTTGTCGTTGATTGCAGCTGTGCCTTCGAAGTACCAGGCATGTACTACTTCCATCCAGTACACTTTCAGATCGACTGGTTCGACTTTGGGAGTAGCTGTTGCCTCTGCTTTGTTCCAGAATGTCTTGAGATCCAACTTAACATCTAAGATCCATGCGTTGATCCCAGATGTCAACGAGGCAAACGAGATCATCACCAAGGCTTTGGCCAACACAAACTACACACATGAAGCCCCCGAAATTGTCAGAGCAGCCATCAGAGAATCGTATGCCTTGGGCTGTAAGGGTGCCTTTGCCGTAAGTGTGGTAACTGTATCTGTCGGatacttttcttcgttgttcATGAGAGAACACAAGCTCCATACCAGTGTGAATAGAGATTAA
- a CDS encoding predicted protein — protein sequence MTSPRLHHKSPLSRSSLHYQDATFTSDPVEVIDIINKQEIRNFRLGIFFIFIAISTWVIGLELVNSVLKGDEYRKPWMFAVITGSCFTLNLVPDGMQFLIKILKSVKQSPETASSTEETSPLISSSSAAYNEASRSLEKLMKDEMEKNATVELTAREVAQLSLEMAVIYFLYNIFVMQALQFTSASNQTVLGSTTSIFTLFIGAYLQIDKFTIKKTVCVCVSCLGVFLVNYSESSKESDGGNKFVPKNPRLGNTFAICGALMYAFYLLVMKVKCGTGNKSTNERKLFGYVGVMTFLLGIPLLFAVDYLGIEKFEPVPPSKSILFAVIINGVFSVISDYVTILAMLLTSPLVTSLSLTSALPITICVDYIILLIHNNGEKAPSKGFSYFLGISSILLSVILININIT from the coding sequence ATGACATCTCCTCGACTCCATCACAAGTCTCCCTTGTCGAGATCAAGTCTCCACTATCAGGACGCAACCTTCACCAGTGATCCCGTGGAAGTCATcgacatcatcaacaagcaagaaatcagaaacttTCGTCTCGggatcttcttcatcttcattgcTATCAGCACCTGGGTCATCGGTCTAGAACTTGTCAATTCCGTGCTCAAAGGCGACGAATACAGGAAACCATGGATGTTCGCTGTGATAACAGGATCTTGTTTCACACTCAACTTGGTTCCCGATGGAATGCAATTCCTCATTAAAATACTAAAGTCAGTGAAACAACTGCCAGAAACTGCATCGTCTACCGAAGAAACGTCTCCGTTGATTCTGCTGTCTTCTGCTGCGTATAATGAAGCGTCACGCTCGTTGGAAAAACTCATGAAAGACgagatggagaagaacgCTACTGTTGAGTTGACTGCTCGAGAAGTAGCCCAATTGTCGCTTGAAATGGCTGTTATCTACTTTCTCTATAACATTTTTGTCATGCAAGCCTTACAATTCACGTCTGCTTCCAACCAGACGGTTTTGGGCTCAACTACTTCTATCTTCACTCTATTCATAGGTGCCTACCTTCAGATCGACAAATTCACCATCAAGAAAACCGTTTGTGTCTGTGTCAGTTGTCTAGGCGTGTTCCTCGTAAACTATAGCGAATCTTCCAAAGAGTCAGACGGAGGAAACAAGTTCGTACCCAAGAATCCACGATTGGGTAACACTTTTGCTATCTGTGGAGCTTTGATGTATGCCTTCTACCTTCTAGtaatgaaagtgaagtGCGGAACAGGAAATAAGTCTACCAACGAAAGAAAGCTCTTTGGCTACGTTGGTGTCATGACGTTTTTGCTTGGAATTCCGCTTCTTTTTGCCGTAGACTATCTTGGAATCGAGAAGTTCGAGCCGGTCCCTCCAAGCAAATCGATCTTGTTCGCTGTTATTATCAATGGAGTCTTTTCAGTGATTTCTGATTACGTTACCATTCTTGCCATGCTCTTGACAAGTCCGTTGGTGACGTCGTTGTCGTTGACCTCTGCTCTACCCATCACAATCTGTGTCGATTATATTATCTTGTTGATCCATAATAACGGAGAAAAGGCTCCGTCCAAAGGGTTTCTGTATTTCTTGGGAATATCCAGTATTCTTCTCTCTGTGATtctcatcaacatcaacatcacT
- a CDS encoding predicted protein, whose product MAEIDGNPLKIVDITSVDKSTAEELYDAATSQGFLFVEGHEFSQEEIDTVFQLSKEFFELPHSYKSKYPIGSMNHGYADFGGENLDPKGQKKGDPKEALNICLLNFLTGLSSQEIPDWFTEDPKRLAIITTTVKKFYALSMKILKLLAIGLKIEDSNEIKGEDWFSSRYEATKVSGSTFRFLHYPGQKSLNPEAVIRAGAHTDYGSVTLLFQQENQEGLEIYSPVSKQWVAVPFVAANTEKFPGMGPPIVVNIGDLLSYWTAGLLKSTIHRVKFPAKVQATGQDRYSIVFFSHPNDEALLEAVPSEVVRSIKGRGANKDTVAITAKEHLDSRLAATYGWKK is encoded by the coding sequence ATGGCTGAAATTGATGGAAACCCTTTGAAGATTGTAGATATCACCTCAGTTGATAAATCaactgctgaagaattgtatgACGCCGCTACGTCCCAGGGGTTCttatttgttgaaggtcACGAGTTCAGCCAGGAAGAAATAGATACTGTATTCCAACTTTCTAAGGAATTCTTTGAGTTACCCCATAGTTATAAGTCAAAGTATCCAATAGGCTCTATGAATCATGGATACGCAGACTTTGGAGGCGAGAACTTGGATCCTAAGGGCCAGAAGAAGGGAGATCCCAAGGAAGCTCTCAATATCTGTTTGTTAAACTTCTTGACAGGTTTATCATCCCAAGAGATTCCGGACTGGTTTACGGAGGATCCCAAGAGGTTGGCGATTATCACCACAACTGTAAAGAAGTTCTATGCCTTGTCgatgaagatcttgaagttgttggctaTTGGATTGAAAATAGAGGATTCCAACGAAATCAAAGGTGAAGACTggttttcttcaagatatgAAGCCACTAAAGTCTCAGGTTCTACTTTCAGGTTTTTGCATTACCCAGGCCAAAAGAGTTTGAACCCAGAAGCTGTGATCAGAGCTGGTGCCCATACCGATTATGGATCTGTGACATTATTATTCCAGCAGGAGAATCAGGAAGGACTAGAGATCTACTCACCGGTATCAAAGCAATGGGTTGCGGTTCCTTTTGTAGCTGCTAATACAGAAAAGTTTCCAGGAATGGGCCCTCCTATTGTAGTTAATATTGGAGATTTATTAAGTTACTGGACAGCtggtttgttgaagtcaacTATTCACAGAGTCAAGTTTCCGGCCAAAGTTCAAGCCACCGGCCAGGATAGATACTCGATTGTATTCTTTAGTCATCCTAACGATGAGGCGTTGTTAGAGGCTGTACCTAGTGAGGTGGTGAGAAGTATCAAGGGAAGAGGAGCCAATAAGGATACTGTTGCCATCACAGCTAAAGAGCATTTGGACAGTAGGCTTGCAGCAACATACGGctggaagaagtag
- a CDS encoding predicted protein — protein MSTNIFGPPVNREMTQLDRTFFQKDVSLLVAHFPDPKHLGSFVKSCKKDILYLPSIKHIVPVGDSKGVLLRADIGDLQTYESNLSDITKEKIKEYSIVVKPYTMKLDYDFWKADDILRAVLPENLLDEIPTGFAQAGHVAHLNLRDEFKPYGKLIGQVILDKNAKVETVVDKVDSIATKFRTFKMNVLAGKDDLLVEQSESGCRFKFDFSKVYWNSRLNTEHERLIDAFKQHEVVADVFAGVGPFAVPAGKREVVVLANDLNPESYKYLQENIKINHTEDFVKSYNLDGREFIRESPNLLRDWSKESPAIKRTKIVKRRKVDPASNEKRVVREEHVAEVNIPKYVGQYVMNLPDSALTFLDEFVGLYSRDPEIEKIVKNDPDFKLPVINCHCFEKFSPQEQPEPPLEVLHERVRQRIIKILDYDIPFEKFNFHLVRRVAPTKPMFCVAFELPEEVAFRK, from the coding sequence ATGAGCACCAATATATTCGGACCTCCAGTGAATAGGGAAATGACCCAATTAGACCGTACTTTCTTCCAGAAGGATGTCTCACTACTTGTGGCGCACTTCCCTGATCCCAAGCATCTTGGCAGTTTTGTGAAAAGCTGCAAGAAAGATATTTTGTACTTGCCTTCAATCAAGCATATAGTTCCAGTGGGCGATTCCAAGGGTGTACTTCTTCGAGCCGATATCGGCGATTTGCAGACTTATGAATCCAACTTGAGTGACATcaccaaagaaaagatcaaggAGTATTCAATTGTCGTCAAGCCATACACCATGAAGTTGGACTACGACTTTTGGAAGGCTGACGATATTTTGCGTGCCGTTTTGCCAGAGAATTTGCTAGACGAAATACCCACTGGGTTTGCACAAGCTGGACATGTAGCCCATTTGAACTTGCGAGATGAGTTCAAGCCGTATGGAAAGTTAATAGGTCAAGTCATTCTCGACAAGAACGCCAAGGTTGAGACTGTAGTAGACAAAGTGGATTCTATTGCAACCAAATTTAGAACATTCAAGATGAATGTTCTTGCCGGCAAGGACGATTTACTTGTGGAGCAGAGCGAAAGTGGCTGTAGATTCAAATTTGACTTCAGCAAAGTGTACTGGAACTCGAGATTGAATACTGAGCACGAAAGGCTCATCGATGCCTTCAAGCAGCATGAGGTTGTAGCAGACGTGTTCGCTGGAGTAGGGCCTTTTGCAGTACCAGCAGgaaaaagagaagttgtagtTTTGGCAAATGACTTGAATCCAGAGTCGTACAAATACTTGCAAGAAAACATCAAAATTAATCACACGGAAGACTTTGTAAAGTCCTACAACTTGGACGGACGTGAATTCATTAGGGAGTCTCCCAATTTGTTGCGTGACTGGAGCAAAGAATCTCCTGCTATCAAGAGAACAAAGATTgtgaagagaagaaaagtagaTCCTGCTTCTAACGAAAAGCGTGTTGTAAGGGAAGAACATGTAGCCGAGGTGAATATCCCCAAGTATGTCGGTCAATACGTGATGAACTTGCCAGATTCAGCGTTGACATTCTTAGATGAATTTGTTGGTTTGTATAGTAGAGATCCGGAAATAGAGAAGATTGTGAAAAACGATCCCGACTTTAAGCTACCTGTGATAAACTGCCACTGTTTCGAGAAATTCTCGCCTCAAGAACAACCAGAGCCACCTTTGGAAGTTTTACACGAACGTGTGCGTCAAAGGATTATAAAGATACTTGACTATGATATTCCCTTTgagaaattcaacttcCACTTGGTTAGAAGAGTAGCACCAACCAAACCTATGTTCTGTGTAGCGTTTGAGTTGCCCGAAGAAGTTGCTTTCCGCAAATAG
- a CDS encoding predicted protein, which produces MNVSEVISITKPVGLDNDIDSDVEMSDSENQAQDSFKQSIVTPGELVTDDPIWMKGHGTYFLEDRTFSSVAGNISRVNRLLSVIPLKGRYQPETGDHIVGRITEVGNKRWKVDIGTKQDAVLMLGSVNLPGGVLRRKSESDELQMRNFLKEGDLLNAEVQTIFNNGIASLHTRSLKYGKLRNGMFLKVPSSLVIKSKNHSYDLPGNVSIVLGVNGYIWLYKTSTGINSATNTSVTSNTNMFRASVDTTGSYAIGQGSVSITRLEEESSWEIYSDKNDPNISNSVRSNITRYNNVLRAMSFCELGITEQRIIMGYEASLSYSNIGSLIDKESMESICQDIINNEKMRG; this is translated from the coding sequence ATGAACGTCAGTGAGGTCATCTCCATCACCAAGCCTGTTGGACTTGACAATGACATAGATTCAGATGTTGAAATGTCAGATTCGGAAAACCAGGCTCAAGACTCGTTCAAGCAGTCTATAGTAACACCTGGGGAGTTGGTGACGGACGATCCCATCTGGATGAAAGGCCACGGGACGTATTTCCTCGAGGATAGGACATTTTCGTCTGTGGCTGGGAATATTCTGAGAGTGAATCGTTTGTTGAGTGTAATACCGTTAAAAGGCAGGTATCAGCCTGAGACCGGTGACCATATTGTAGGCAGAATCACAGAGGTAGGCAACAAAAGATGGAAGGTCGACATTGGAACTAAGCAGGACGCTGTTTTGATGTTGGGATCTGTCAATTTACCTGGAGGTGTattaagaagaaaatcCGAGAGTGATGAATTGCAAATgagaaacttcttgaaggagGGAGACTTGTTGAACGCAGAGGTACAgacaattttcaacaacggCATTGCGTCGTTACATACGCGTTCATTAAAGTACGGAAAATTGAGAAACGGGATGTTCTTGAAGGTACCAAGCAGTTTGGTAATCAAGTCAAAGAATCACTCGTATGATTTGCCAGGAAATGTCAGTATAGTATTGGGAGTTAATGGCTATATCTGGCTCTACAAGACATCTACAGGCATCAACAGCGCTACTAACACTAGTGTTACATCTAATACCAACATGTTCCGGGCCTCTGTCGACACTACTGGTTCGTATGCTATCGGGCAGGGTTCGGTTTCTATTACTagattggaagaagaaagttcGTGGGAAATTTACTCAGACAAAAACGATCCAAATATCTCCAACTCTGTACGTTCTAACATTACTCGATACAACAACGTCCTCCGGGCAATGAGCTTCTGCGAGTTGGGGATAACAGAACAGCGGATTATCATGGGCTATGAGGCTAGTTTGTCGTATTCGAATATAGGCAGTTTGATAGACAAGGAGTCGATGGAGAGCATTTGCCAGGATATCATAAATAACGAGAAGATGAGAGGTTAG
- a CDS encoding predicted protein, with product MSRLLTLSVFMSILFWIATPVAALGLTVPPVKSGDTKNYSSRENLRNCVSYQTVKDDIILVRVKSGTKVASQMLNLNVFDDENNKLRFERDISNEISIMFTNLNNPRNSDFQNEAGVIDQIKRSNIMNEVDMQKEHKKNKYNELINSDKGKSLVYICFDNLYADKSWSYNAESRDVELYVDIKNMETIQQTNYNNFAQYFLSLRQQEIKRNGGDASGSKEFTQEDFEKEVQFLKTELDNVVVNLQNSELILQNLMEAEFRLRDVNEDIFSAYTTVSIVLISCIVLFGLAQTIYFRFYLKKRRLL from the exons ATGAGTCGTTTGCTAACACTAAGCGTCTTTATGAGCATTCTATTCTGGATAGCTACGCCCGTAGCAGCGCTAGGGCTCACAGTTCCGCCCGTGAAAAGCGGCGACACGAAAAACTACTCGTCACGAGAGAATCTCCGCAACTGCGTCAGCTACCAAACAGTGAAAGATGACATCATTTTGGTGCGTGTCAAAAGTGGAACTAAAGTTGCTTCCCAGATGTTGAACCTAAACGTATTTGATGACgagaacaacaagttgcGATTTGAGCGCGACATTTCCAACGAAATCAGCATTATgttcaccaacttgaacaatccTCGTAATTCCGACTTCCAGAACGAGGCCGGTGTCATTGACCAGATCAAGCGGTCCAACATTATGAA CGAGGTGGACATGCAGAAGGAACACAAAAAGAATAAGTACAatgagttgatcaacagCGACAAAGGCAAGTCTTTAGTGTATATCTGCTTTGACAATTTGTATGCCGACAAGTCATGGTCGTACAATGCCGAATCGCGAGACGTAGAATTGTACGTTGACATCAAAAACATGGAAACTATCCAGCAGaccaactacaacaactttgCCCAATATTTCCTTTCGCTTAGGCAGCAGGAAATCAAACGTAACGGTGGCGATGCATCGGGATCAAAGGAGTTCACTCAGGAGGACTTTGAAAAGGAAGTTCAATTCCTCAAAACCGAGTTAGACAATGTCGTTGTCAACTTGCAGAACTCGGAATTGATTCTCCAGAACTTGATGGAAGCTGAATTCCGCTTGCGAGATGTCAACGAAGACATCTTCAGTGCATACACCACGGTTTCTATCGTCCTTATCTCATGTATAGTGTTGTTCGGATTGGCCCAGACCATCTACTTCCGGttctacttgaagaaaagaaggttGTTGTGA
- a CDS encoding predicted protein (go_function translation release factor activity~go_process translational termination), giving the protein QIPKVHPLLLERAEVMKQEFDLVEEKMSSGDFDQELSIKFSNLSVILENYEKYTSDLSTFEELKSIIVEPNQDPEFLEEAISEANVTIPHLEKSISTLQSRLLPPMKFSDKPAILEMRPGVGGSEASLFAGDLMQMYINFANHMRWKYTIVSKSEGNGGFVNEVIMSIDTPGSYNVLRHESGVHRVQRIPSTESKGRIHTSTAAIVVLPKMSDGNESSLKEDERQFAPGEVRIDTMRAGGKGGQHVNTTDSAVRLVHIPTGVTVMQQDERSQPKNKAKAFSILRARLAALERDKEFAEQRKMRTDQVTTTDRSDKIRTYNYPQNRVTDHRCGFSLHDLTGCMAGNRLMDIIEKVEEHEFESRLRDLIEESAVNSKK; this is encoded by the coding sequence CAGATACCCAAAGTACATCCACtacttcttgaaagagCCGAAGTCATGAAGCAGGAATTCGATCTTGTAGAAGAGAAAATGTCTCTGGGAGACTTTGACCAGGAGCTTAGTATTAAGTTCTCGAATTTGCTGGTGATTTTGGAGAACTATGAAAAGTATACAAGTGATTTATCGAcatttgaagagttgaaatcTATTATTGTAGAGCCTAACCAGGACCCAGAGTTTCTAGAAGAGGCCATTAGTGAAGCCAATGTGACTATACCTCATTTGGAGAAGTCAATTCTGACTTTGCAGCTGCGTTTGTTGCCGCCAATGAAATTTAGCGACAAACCAGctattcttgaaatgaGACCGGGTGTAGGAGGCAGTGAGGCATCCTTGTTTGCCGGTGACTTGATGCAGATGTATATAAATTTTGCCAACCACATGCGATGGAAGTATACCATCGTTTCCAAAAGCGAGGGGAACGGTGGATTTGTCAACGAGGTCATAATGAGTATAGACACCCCAGGCTCGTACAATGTACTTAGACACGAAAGTGGAGTACACAGGGTGCAACGTATTCCTAGTACAGAAAGCAAAGGCAGGATCCACACTTCTACAGCTGCCATTGTAGTGCTTCCCAAAATGTCTGATGGCAATGAAAGttctttgaaagaagatgaacGTCAATTTGCGCCCGGTGAAGTTCGCATAGATACTATGAGAGCTGGAGGAAAAGGTGGGCAGCATGTGAACACCACTGATTCTGCTGTCAGATTGGTTCACATTCCTACAGGTGTAACTGTGATGCAACAAGACGAGCGTTCACAGCCAAAAAACAAGGCAAAGGCATTTCTGATCTTGAGAGCCAGACTTGCTGCGTTGGAAAGGGACAAAGAGTTTGCTGAACAGAGAAAAATGAGAACAGACCAGGTCACCACTACTGACCGGTCAGACAAGATTCGGACGTACAACTACCCGCAGAACCGGGTGACCGATCATCGATGTGGATTTTCGCTTCATGATCTCACTGGCTGTATGGCTGGGAACAGGCTCATGGATATTATAGAGAAGGTGGAGGAGCACGAGTTTGAGCTGAGACTAAGGGATTTGATTGAAGAGTCGGCTGTAAATAgcaaaaaatag
- a CDS encoding predicted protein, translating into MTEASGPLPLATFIEAIKDAPTDFLQESQPELRRSIAFLIRTNNELLEEIESLSAKLISPDPKESQSELEETYKLYSLTIVENREVIKNKREKYIALNDELVSRGQLNPEDKVKDEKNFFGSLDDMENKASVELVPTIKKDKRDNEKEDNTETKDGGDNNTNEEGVYL; encoded by the coding sequence ATGACAGAAGCATCTGGCCCGTTGCCTCTTGCGACATTTATAGAGGCTATCAAGGATGCACCAactgattttcttcaagaatccCAGCCAGAACTCAGAAGATCCATTGCTTTTTTGATTCGTACCAACAACGAGCTTTTGGAGGAAATCGAGTCGTTAAGTGCAAAATTGATATCCCCAGATCCTAAGGAAAGTCAGAGTGAGTTGGAGGAGACTTACAAACTCTACAGTCTtactattgttgaaaacaGGGAAGttatcaaaaataaaagagaaaagtATATAGCCTTGAACGACGAGTTGGTATCGAGAGGACAACTAAATCCCGAGGATAAAGTCAAGgatgaaaagaatttctTTGGAAGCTTAGATGATATGGAAAACAAGGCCTCAGTCGAATTGGTGCCGACAATAAAGAAAGACAAAAGAGACAACGAAAAGGAAGACAATACAGAGACAAAAGACGGTGGAGATAATAATACAAATGAAGAGGGTGTCTATTTATAA